Part of the Trichoderma asperellum chromosome 1, complete sequence genome is shown below.
CCTCCACCAAGTAATGCGCCTTGCGGGTGGTGTTTCTCGCTGTTGCcggtaaaaagaagaaaaaaaatagagagagatgatTCGATCGCGAGTTTCCCAGCGTCGATGAACAGACTGGAAAAAACGGGAAGTCAAGGCTTGCCCTGCCTGCGTTGCAAGGAAACAAACGCCTTGTAAAGCCGGCggaaagagggagagaaaaaggccaGCCGGGGGGGAAGGCCGAGTGCGTGGGATGCGTTTCAGGAGACTGGCGATTCGAGATTGTGGTTTGTCCGAATATATTGCGATCGGGGGACAAAGTATGGAGTACTTCGTATTTGGGCTCCCCGTAAGCCAATGCACGGGCGGCTGGGGCTGAAATGGCTGCTGTGCCGCTGGTATTCAGTACTCGCACAAGCGCCCGTAGGTCCAGAACGTTAGTGCAGCTGCATACGCCCACGCACACCAGGGGTTGCCGAGGGCGGCTCCAGGGCTTTGCTGGCGAATGGGATGGAGGCGTTCCAGCAGACGGCTGGGCTGCAAGTGCTTGTTTGCTGCGCTTTGGCACGGGTCGACAGGATGGATGGACGGCTGGAGGTGATGGTCGGCGAATTAGGCGGCGCTAGAAGCGTCTTTCTGCTGCGAATGCTCTCGTGTGAGCTGGAGAGCGAggtaaagagagagagaggttaGAGCGAGGTTAGAGCGAGGTGAATGAGAAAAGACTGCGAAGAGGgcagaaagggaagaaggcgGCAGAGGGTTGGAGGGGCAGGCGCCACTTGTTTTATTTCGTCCGCCGCGCTTCTGGCATGAATCGAGCTCTTTGCAATCCGTCTGAATAGCCTCCCGCCAGGCCTGAATGAAAGGGGCCGGGTTCGTCACggagggaggggaagagCGCAGTGACACGGATGCCGGAGCAGATTTTCAGAGGGTGCTGGACGCTTCTGAAGCGATGGATGGGAGATGATGGATCGAAAACAGGCATGGGGGGGCGTATAGCAGGTCGCAGCTGAGCGCATGTACCCATCAGCGGTGCTGCTACAGCGCACTCAGGCTCGCTGTCACAGGCTGTTGCAGCGACGCGAGGGGCGTGGCTCCAGCACACCAGAACAATTGAAGCCACCGTTGCTGGCCGCTCTTTTTCCACTCTCCATGCGGTGCATCGGGAACGAGCCAGGGGCGCTCGCACGCCGGCGGCCCTTGCTGGCCTCTCACTGGCTGGGCGGCCGATCCACCGCCCCTCCGCCTCACCTGCGCTGTGCGAGGCAGGCTCTGGGCAAATCCTTGGGCTGTCCACCCACCCACCGGTAGAGTGTTTTACCTTGCTGCTAGCACTTCCTTCAGGCGATTTAGGCTGCGAGCGAGCCCTGTAGGCCTGTAAGTATGTACAGCAGGTACCTTGGCGCGACCTGACCTGCGCGAGAAGAATGACTGAATAGTTCGGTGGTGCTGATCATCGCCCCAGCCTGGCATTGACATTTCATTTTCAGTCTTCATTTCGAGAGCGTATTTTTAGAACGCCGCAGACAGCAACGTCAGAGGTAATTAAAGAAGATATgcataataaaagcaatgcGGAAAAGCTCGTTTGCTTTAGTGGCggtgcctcttttttttcttttttcttttttcttttttctttggtgtcttttcttctttattaacccGCAATCCCTGCCTGCTTTGCAACTACTAGTAATTACTCCGTGACCGCGAAGCCAGCGCCTTTTCATCCAACATCCAGCGCCGTCGCACGGGATCCGCTACACCGCAGCCCGCTGATGCCACTGCCGTTTCGTGAATGCCAGAACAGCGAGCAATTCAGGCTGTGTTTCCACTTTTGACTTGGCAGGCTAGCCCTTGCGGTATAGCCAAGCTGGGACTGGGGAGCCCCGCCCCTCCCCTGATGCGGAGCGCGTATGTTCGACATTTGCGTGGTGAGGTTGTAGCGTTTCAATGGTGAGACGCCTACCGATACCGACGTGCCTCAGACTGAACAAGCCCAGCGCAAGGCCGCGTAAAGGTGAGGGCGAGAagggaagaggaggcaaagAATATTCCGGCCCCAAGGCCGCTAGCATCGTGCTATGTAGCGATCAGCTAATGTTCCTCGCGATCTCGTTGGTGCGAGTACGATATGGGCCCGTTAGCAGATGCTACTTTTGCGTGAGCACAAGAGCACGGTAGCTGTGGCTCGCTCCGCACAAGCGAGGGACGCAGCCGTCAGAGGCTCGGATTGGACAGCTTCGAGAAACTATTGGCATATATCCAATCGTGCCTCGGCAgctacatacttgtacatacgTCTTTTGTCACGACAGGGGGCAGGTTAAAGTCGCATCAAGTTgccttatgcttattaaccGCGGATCGACGACGATggcttcatcgccatcgtaGTGCGACTTCATCTACCTCATACACGCATCAGGCATTGGTGAAGGACGGGTTTTCCTTCAGTGCCCATCGCCCCACGCGCCAATTACAAAGGTGTTATAGTAGTTATAGTAGTAGAGTGCCagtattactactagtataatGAGATCCTCGTCCCTTCCATGTGGCAGTTTAATTATCATGATGCCTCTCCACATGGCTACTCCAGACACAAGACCTAGCTACAACTTCGCTCCCAGTAGCCCATCCTTTCCATCGGTGTTATGCTGCGTGCTAAGGCCTTAGCCAAATTAGTTGAGAAAAACTAGCTCTGTGGCCCTGTCGATCTCGCCGACTTCCCCATTATTGGTTATCCTACTAGTCGTGCTGTGGTTGCCGATTTTAACCCATTTACTGGTGCTGTATGGTTTGCTGGTGCAAAGATTGATGCCTTGAATATTGTTTCTGGCTATTTAGCTACCTTCTTTGGCTATTTACCTACCTATCTTTCCATCAAATAGCAAACCCCATTGGTTACTACCCGACATCTCTTGGTTTGCTTTGCCGCAAACATTGCAGCGTGGGTTATGCGAGCAATCGGATCTAGCTGTATATCATCATGTCAGCAGACCTCTCTCGCATGAGACTCTTGCCCGACCACCAGAGCTGTACCGCTTCGCATCTCACAGACACATGCCatatctcttctctcccttctccctctgTATCTCTCTCGTCTCTGCTTGATAAGCGCAATAGTCGCAAATCTGTGGCACCATGACTTCAGATGGCTCCTCGTTACCAGGCACTCTACTCTACTCAGTTGCTGGCTGGCTTCTCTACAGCCACCCCTCCCTTTAGATCCCTGCACTTTAGTACCTACATGGGGTAGAATTTTCCCAAAGGGTATCATTCTGCTTGTTTGCATGTTCCGGCGCCCTGCTAGCATCGTATGTTGTCTGCAATAGAACAAACAATAATCGCAGCCTAGTACCTCGCACTTATGATGGTGGTACTGTAGCAGTATTGCTAATGGTTACTAATAGTTGCCTACCTGGTAGTAGTTGGGAGGAGTTGACTACCTCATATGGGTTTGCTTGATTGGGATATACGACAAGGGATTCGGagaacagcagcaaaatGTAACCCTTTGTGATTAGGCCTCATATAAACAAAAATTCAATAGTTGGCTCAGTTACGAGGCATGTTAAAGCCGACGTTGACGTTGTTTTAGCTGCGGCAATCAACCGGATCCCAACACAACACAGACAACATTTGAAGTACATGCTGCTTGTAATTGTCCGTTGGGTGGTCTCCCCCTGCACCGAAACCTGCAGCGTTTGAGCATTTGGCGCCACCCGCTGTCGTTGATCGGCTCATGGTACATGTTCCCTGCCAGACCTTGAaacctcatcgccatctgctCCATCGTGCTGGAACTGACCGCAACTGCCACCTCACCGCTACGGGCCCCCCCTTCGTAGGGCTCTTTGCCACTAatcttttccccttctcttttgtaACACGTTTGAGGTTTTCCTGCTCTCTTTGCTCCAtcgtctcctcttctccaaggagaaagctctctctctttttcattGTCAGGGTCCAGCCCCACCGCGGCCAACGATGTCCCGCTTCTCCTGCCCACTGATTTTCGATACTCGAACGAGCTCAAGCCCCAGAGTGGCTCATGCGCGCCATGTGACAGGTACAGATACGTTACGTTTCCCACGGAACCTTGAAGTCACGGATCTTGGTTGCTGTAAATTGTATTTTGTGCCTGTGGCCGCAGCTCTTCTTGTTGGTGCGGTACTTGTGCGGCCCTGGCCGTCGTTGGTGACGGCACTGCATTGGCTCTTGCTTGCATTGGCCAACACAACGCGGTGGGTTTGTCTCCTTCTcccgcttcttctgctgatGTTGTTGTTTGCTAGAGAGTTACGAGAACATTCGAagctttgctctttttcGTCGAGGCGTTTCTGCCGCCTGCAGGCTTAGCAAACGCACTTGCGCATGCTTCGTATGTGCATGTATAATGACTCTTAAACTTGTCGCAGCCCTATTCGCGGACCCTGACAGGATGCCCGTCCCATCCATGTCAGCCAGTGCTCACATCAGACGAGTTTTCGGGAGTGGATCGAAAAGGCCATCAAGTCTTGCAACTTGTGTAGCAGCTTCATTTTATTATCACAAAGTAAGAGCATTAAACCTGTAATTATTGCCAACTCCAAACACCACTTGTAAATACATTGCCTGGCATTTTGTCGGTTTTGAGTGTTTTGTactaactacatgtacttacagCATTGAGCATTCCGTGTTTCTTTGGATCTTCTGTCAATCGCACCTCGTGACATTGAACacaccaaagaaaaagaaataaaaaaaaaaaagggcagcaAGACCGCCCGTCTCCGCTACTAATCGCTGCTTCACCTGAGACGACGACGTCTCAGGTCGGGTGGGACGCTTTGGCAAGGCTGCAGGGGTCGGCCCCTTGTCAATCATTCGCTCAGCATCGCGCTTAGTTTAGCTTCGTTTCAACCCAGCGCTGCGACGAAAGAGCGCCGCCATTGGGCGGCCCGGACCTTTGCGAATCGGAATAAGGACAACGTTTATCAGTCTCTTGGTTGTTGTTTCATTTGCGGCCTGCCTGGGTAATCGAAGAggcgaaaaagagaaatttttCATATAGTCCCGTAGGCATCACTGGACCTCTTGCGGCACTTGCTTCATGCATCAGACCCCTGTAACTcatgtactttttttttctttccttggGGCATCCGTGCACGACGATGATCCAATAGTTGTTCACCGGTGTTACACGAGATTGCTTGTGACATTGACCTACCATGTACTACTACCAACCGCTGCGAGTTGATCAACTGTGGCCATGGATTTCCTCCACCCCGGCTGCCATAGAGCCTCTTTGCATGTGCTTTGAGCAAATAGGATGTGATGCAATCTTGGGTGGGGGTACATTCACTACCCCCCGCTGCTCGTCTGAATCTTTGGCTGTCTCCATTTACTTTTGGCGCCGTGACACAAGATACGAGCCTATCTTGTCTCTGTAGTGCTTTGCCTTACCACCACCGTCCGTATTTTAATTCCAGGGTAGCCCAACTTATGCGGTGCGACGTCGAGCACACCACCGAGTAAGAGAGCAAttccctccatctcagcTGTCTTAAAGTTTCTTTACGTTTGCTTGTAGTAAATAGAATGTGATGCGATCTCTTGTGTGGGCTGCTGAGAATTTTGTGAGCTTCGGGTTGCGCGAGGTTGCGTGAGGAGAGCGACGCTCTTGTTGAGTTCCGTCCATAAAATGTTCGAATGTGATTAGCTATCAGCCTGGAGTTTACTTAGGTATCGCTGTGCGAGTCAAACGTTCGAGGCAATGATACATAAATTGGATAATGGGTGGTGATAGGTATTCTTGGGAAAGACGACCATTTCACCAATAACCATACTTATTCTAGGTGCCATCATGCTATACTAGTGTAAGAATGATCTGGGTAACAGTGGTCTATAGATATGACCACAAGTACCTATTTAGCTTTTGTCTGCCCAATATTACCCAACgaggtttatttaataaaagaagcgTTATTGGCTCTGTCGTAATAATCTTGCCTTTTGGACTACACTCTGACATTGAATTACAACGTTATATCTCAAAATCTCAAAAACCTGCGATTGGAGGGCAAACTGACGCCGCCGAGCTGGTTGTAGGCTATTGTGCCGTAGTACTTACCAGACTAGCTGATCATCCCAAGGTGTTAGTCGCCTTACGCAGGGCCGTGGCAATGTCAACCCCTATCCGGATACCTTGAACATCCGTGATGAGCTGGCGAAGACATAGTAGTCTTGgcaatactattactatacggaagaaaaagaggagaaagaagaataagagaggagaggaaaagaacgGATATTTATACAACAGAGTACGTACTTGCAATAAAATCTGCTAGGAGAGAATTACGCCACAGGAAGACAGCAAGAACTAACGGAAAGGCAGGCGCAAGTATATTAAACGCGGTACACAGCATGAACGACCTGAGGCAGAGATGACATGAGGAAGGCGAGAAAAAATCTATGCACGAGCATTGTAGGAAGCGTCGTGGCCGACCAGTTTGGGCCAAGAAGAGCTGCGAAGATGAGAAAACACATCTCATCGAGCAgatgaaaaaagagaagaataacAAGGCTTTATACTATCGACGTACGTATTCCCCTTTACTGTTGACTACACTCAATCTATTTGACGACACTTGCTTAACATTATGCGAAAAAGTGTGGCGGTAAGCGGTAGAAAGGCAGGCGTGTGTGCATAGCATCAGCGCCTTTACTACTGATTTGAGAAGTGCCATGCCCAAGCTAAGCAAGCGAGCATCATtgtctacctacctacctggGTAATCTTACATCGCTGctgcacttttttttttttttttttgaataaGGGCGGTATACACTCCgtgtgctgctgttgcattATCTGGGGGATTATTTGGATGTGCCAACAAGGCGTCTTAAGTCACCGAGGATTCGACATCATATCTGACAGGAGTGTTGATAAATCAAAAGCCCGTTCGTTTCTTTGTTCCATCGACCACAAACGACCGAGGCCAACTTGGTCATTTGGTGAGAACGGCCCGCAGTTACCGACGAACGTTGTCCGATATCATTTCGAATTCGAATCATCCCCTATCGCTCAGTTCACAGGACGAGAATGGCGGTTCTACATGGGCATATGGGGGGAACTGCCCATGGAGGCTGGAAATGGCGCTTCACGCCTGGGATGGTGAAAAAGGGGGACATGAACTGCTGGTCAATCGGACTTTGGCGATTTGTATCTGCGTGTCCTGCGTCAATTTCACAAAATGTTGTACAATGCAGAGATAGAGGTCATCAGGCATAATACGAAGGAGCTTGTCACAATTGTCACAACACAGAGCGttcgtatttttttttttttttttttttttttttggtgatCGTAAAGCAATTCGACTAACTAGCATACGGCCAATGACAAGCAACTCTCCTTGTACAAGTCACTGCACTAATGATACTCCAATACACATATTCATTAATGCTAAGCTCCTTTATCAGCTAATCATACATACAAATTAGTATCGccgcgttttttttttcaagctataataaaataaataagtgtATAAGAGAAAGTAAAATTCAAATAAAAAGGGCAGTgtaaaatagtatatttatatcaggcgactttatttatataatttcaCTTAGAGGACTTATATTAAGcgactttatttatatcccgGCGCTTTATGATACGAGAATCGGAGACTGGTGTTTTGCGCTATTTAAAACGGAGCGGTTTGGCTAAGGGTATATAATGGCAAAATATCAAATGCACGTCAACTCCAAGAGCGGCCCTGGTAGCTCAATTGGCTAGAGCGTGCGGCTTTTAACCGCAAGGTTGGGGGTTCGACCCCCCCCTAGGGCGCACAATGCTTACAACCAATGGCAGGAAGTGCCAATTCATTTTTTGTCAATTCTTTGTATTTAAATGCGCAATGCCAATGAAATTCAATTTGTTGTATGCTTTTCATATTGCttttccaatttttttttacttcctCTTTTTACAGCTGAGGTCTATTAGGTCCCTATTCCTACTTTATATCAAGCCGTCTAAACAGCCTGCCGTCTATTATCTGCACCAGTCTTCAGCTTTGCAAATACAAACCTATAATTTGTCAAAGAAGACATTAATTGAGTTATAGAACGCTGAAGAGTCTAGATTATTTCAACGTCGACGTCGCGAGAATTATAGAGCCGGGTTAAGGCAGGCCCGCTGGAGGGGGAGGGATAAAGCCTGATGACGGACATAGAAATTCATTATCGTGATAGTTGTAAATTTagtaaaaagctttaattttaaatcttttaataatatttttttaataatttttataagtatttaattattaaaaaatttatataaatattatttttatatatattgataatatatataatataatattatatttaaattttatataattaaaattttatttattttaaatttatctaaataatattttgtTTTAATAAGATTTCAAGTTCCCTCCCCAATAATTAACATAGCCTTCTTACTCTAATTCAATGGTACCGGGGGGCTTTGAAGATCTATCGGATATTAGCTAGCACTCTAGGATCGGCAGAGGAGAAGGGAACTTACAGGTCATATGTGACACGGGAAACTCCATCTACCTCATTGACAATTCTGCGGGCGATAGCCTTGAGTAGGGAGAAGGGAAATTCGTAAGGCTCGGCGCTCATGAAGTCACTGGTTGTAACAGCGCGGAGGCTATCAATGAAATTAGTTGACCTAGTTAAATAGGGGTTTGGGGGGTTATAGTAGATAGTAACTTACATTATGATATACCCATAGACACGAGTGTCACCCATAACACCAACAGCTATAAGAAACCAGCTGGTTAGCAACGACGAGGCGAAACGACATCTCAACTGGTACATCTCTGGAGTATATACCCTTGCTTGTATCCAACCCAGCGTAGGCTTGGGAAATCTATCGCAGAGTCAGCTGCTACTCGAACCGTTGATAGTATGTAGACTTACCTCATTGTAGATTCCGGCTTCCTTGATCATAGAGATGAAGATATGATCGGCTTGCCTTGCGATTTCAATTCGTTCCTTTATGATTATTAGTTATCTCATTTACGCCTTCATATTCTCTACTAGCTTACAGGTGTACACTCTCCAAGAATGCGTACTGCAATGCCGGGCCTGCGTAATTCGTAAAATTAGCTAGCTTGTTCTCACAGCTtgacctgctgctgcgagtgtGCTCTGCCTCAGGGGTACTTTCGGCAGCAGACAAATTTATGAAGAGATGAACTCACCCTGGAAAAGGAAATCTATTGACGAGATCTTCGTGAATTTTTAAGCGTCTGCCAAGATTTCTGACCTCGTCCTTGAAGAGTTCACGAAGCGGCTCGAGAAGCTAGATTATGGTCAGTCAGTTCTATTCACAGTCTTTTCaaccccctcccctctctgCAAGGCAGCAagcaatgagaagaagggaCAGCGCGTTTTGACCTATGTGGGTGGGTGGTGGTCTTGAAAGATGCGGGGAAGGGGAGTCTGCTTGAAATGGGGAAGCATCGACTTACCCGTAAGCCTTGCTGTAATCACCAGGGTCAGTCAAGATACACAACGAATAATATTGAAGGATGTTTAGCTTACGCCATCCATCATGCGCTATACCTTGGTTAGTCAAAGTCcagaaaatgaaatgagaCTTAAGGGCAGTGTTGTACGGTGTCAAATGGACTCGTAGATCGAGAAACCATCAGCCGCCCTTTGACACCGTCTGAAGGGAAAGTAGTGGGAGATACTTGCCTTGGGTAGACCCCCAACGTTGTGATGGGCTGCGATCAGAGTTAGCAAATGCAGGCTTTGGTGTCTAGCACAAACAAACTTTTTATCGTTGCCGAAGGGCCTCGGAAGGAAAGGGATTCGATGCTGTACACAGTGAGTTACCCTTCTCCTAACACATAAGCCACTCTACTTACACGTCGGGGTACAGCTGTATCATGGTTAGTTTTGTCATCAATCTATGCATCATATCAATGATCATGAGCCAGGGGAGCCTACCGTTCCCTGGAGAAACCAAGAAACCTTTCCTGCGTTGGGGGTATTCTCGGCTTCCTTCTCAATCCtgatggcttctttttcaaagAGATCGATCTACGGTTCAGTTAGCGCTACCGGAGTTCTCGATTTTGTGGCATGATTTCGAGATCGAGAACATACAAAGGTTTCTCCAATAATCTTGCGCTTTTTCTCTGGCTCCGTAACGCCCTTGAGACGCTCAAGGAAAAGCTCGGTGCCATCAATCACTGTGAGGTTAATCCCGAGATGCTCTTTCAACGTCTCCTTTACTTTCTTGGACTCGTTGAGACGCATCAATCCTACCACATGTTAGTGTCGGTCGGTCTCATCTGAGAGGTTCGGGTCATACCATTGTCGATGTGCACTGCTTTAAAGCGGTCACCTGAATATGTCTTAGCCTTAATACACATGCTTGACAGCCATTAGGATCGTACCGATTGCTTCCGTCATAAGCTTGGCTGCCACTGTGCTGTCCACGCCACCAGAAACGGCACCTATGACTTGGGCTTTATCACCAACAAGCTTTCTAATTCGAGTAATCTCCTGCTCGACGAAGTCACTCATTACCCAGTTGGGCTGCGCTCCACAAATGTCGACGCTGAAGTTGCGCAAGAGCTCACTTCCACGGGGAGTCTGTTAGATGTACTCATTAGTTAAGTAACAAAGAGCGAGAAAGACAGTATGGAACtgatatacatacatgctcaAGCTCGGGGTGAAATTGTACACCTGTTGGTAATTAAAGTCAGTCGGTAGGTACAGAGTTGATCATCTTAGACCGCGGTAGGTatgcaaaacaaaagagaaagatggagaCGGCGAAAGTAGGAGTTAGAGGGGCAAAAGAACATAAAAGATAACGGTCGGATAGGTGATTTgaaggatggagatggggagGAAAACTCACCGAAAATGGGCTTGGTCTGGTGCGCAATGCCAGCAAACTCAGAGTTGGCCGTCTTAGCCACGACCACAAAGCCCTCAGGCAGGCGGACGAGCTTGTCAAAGTGACTCATGTAGGCTATCGGAGAGTTAGGTCTCGTAGAAG
Proteins encoded:
- the GUA1_1 gene encoding GMP synthase (glutamine-hydrolyzing) (MEROPS:MER0045886~BUSCO:EOG092D1AOA) encodes the protein MATDTDAEAPHNHFDTILVLDFGSQTSHLILRRLRALSVYAEMLPCTAKLAELPWKPKGIVLSGGPSSVYDEGSPHVDPAVFELGVPILGICYGCQEIAWQTNSQNVARGTAREYGHADVTIHKVDSHADRLFAGLGETMHAYMSHFDKLVRLPEGFVVVAKTANSEFAGIAHQTKPIFGVQFHPELEHTPRGSELLRNFSVDICGAQPNWVMSDFVEQEITRIRKLVGDKAQVIGAVSGGVDSTVAAKLMTEAIGDRFKAVHIDNGLMRLNESKKVKETLKEHLGINLTVIDGTELFLERLKGVTEPEKKRKIIGETFIDLFEKEAIRIEKEAENTPNAGKVSWFLQGTLYPDVIESLSFRGPSATIKTHHNVGGLPKRMMDGQGLRLLEPLRELFKDEVRNLGRRLKIHEDLVNRFPFPGPGIAVRILGECTPERIEIARQADHIFISMIKEAGIYNEISQAYAGLDTSKAVGVMGDTRVYGYIIILRAVTTSDFMSAEPYEFPFSLLKAIARRIVNEVDGVSRVTYDLSSKPPGTIELE